One genomic region from Cyanobium usitatum str. Tous encodes:
- a CDS encoding type II toxin-antitoxin system Phd/YefM family antitoxin has protein sequence MSEVVASQVSVRDLKTHLSEWLARAQSGEVVEVTSHRKPIARITALKPAASASTNPLQKAIDAGVISWNGENPVISPPVKLNDGGPLMSDIVIEDRG, from the coding sequence GTGTCTGAAGTAGTCGCAAGCCAGGTTTCGGTTCGGGATCTCAAGACCCATCTCTCCGAATGGCTAGCCCGTGCTCAGTCTGGCGAGGTGGTGGAAGTCACCTCCCATCGCAAGCCCATCGCTCGCATCACGGCGCTGAAGCCAGCTGCTTCAGCCTCAACCAATCCGCTGCAGAAGGCGATTGATGCCGGCGTGATCAGCTGGAATGGCGAGAATCCTGTTATTTCACCACCCGTAAAGCTGAATGATGGTGGCCCACTGATGAGTGACATCGTGATCGAGGATCGTGGTTAG
- a CDS encoding PAS domain-containing protein has protein sequence MSLEAHLIESMTDIVFAKDLNGRYIAGNSAWAHLLGKTVDELTGLTDLDLFPADLAGSFRANDQAMLASGQAQSNEEWVTYPDGRSALLETVKTPLRDASGTVIGLVGVCREIACPR, from the coding sequence ATGAGCCTTGAAGCCCACCTGATCGAGTCCATGACCGACATCGTGTTCGCCAAGGACCTCAACGGTCGCTACATCGCTGGCAACAGCGCTTGGGCCCATCTACTGGGGAAAACGGTCGACGAACTCACCGGGCTGACGGATCTGGATCTATTCCCCGCCGATCTGGCCGGCAGCTTTCGCGCCAATGATCAGGCCATGCTCGCCAGTGGCCAGGCCCAGAGCAATGAGGAGTGGGTGACCTACCCCGATGGCCGCAGCGCCCTGCTGGAAACGGTCAAGACACCCCTGCGGGACGCCAGTGGCACCGTGATTGGCCTGGTTGGGGTCTGCCGGGAGATCGCCTGTCCTCGCTGA
- a CDS encoding DnaJ domain-containing protein: MGFDPRRWRPAPGSPPVTSNVDALLAENDALRREVQALRRRLEQLSAQDPQPGPTYGHGLSPDQLQRWGQAMAAHPQWQALRIGPPGGLRGVIEELRRHWTNPALSLEQELDRRSPGLGTALAEALRGPHSRARWAVRAAFALYGPRAPEWLTEAPLQVVVELGRRQAQLGQRRRGTRTENHSRGPTTSQNSSQSWAQNSAPDPRGEALRELGLEAGASPQMVKRAYRRLAKAHHPDLGGDPQAFHRLEAAYRLLME; the protein is encoded by the coding sequence ATGGGCTTTGATCCCCGCCGCTGGCGTCCAGCTCCCGGCAGCCCTCCAGTCACCAGCAACGTCGATGCCCTCCTGGCTGAAAACGATGCCCTGCGCCGCGAAGTGCAGGCCCTGCGCCGCCGGCTGGAGCAACTTTCGGCGCAGGACCCCCAGCCTGGCCCGACCTATGGCCATGGCCTCAGCCCGGATCAGCTGCAGCGCTGGGGTCAGGCGATGGCCGCCCACCCCCAGTGGCAGGCGCTGCGGATCGGTCCACCGGGCGGATTGCGGGGGGTGATCGAGGAGCTGCGTCGCCACTGGACGAATCCGGCGCTCAGCCTGGAGCAGGAGCTCGACCGCCGCTCCCCTGGCCTGGGCACCGCCCTGGCCGAAGCGCTCCGGGGCCCCCACAGTCGGGCCCGCTGGGCCGTGCGGGCGGCCTTTGCCCTCTATGGCCCCCGGGCGCCGGAGTGGCTCACTGAAGCGCCGCTCCAGGTGGTGGTGGAGTTGGGGCGCCGCCAAGCCCAACTGGGCCAGCGCCGCCGCGGCACCCGCACCGAAAACCACTCCCGGGGCCCGACCACCTCCCAGAACTCCTCCCAGAGCTGGGCCCAGAACTCGGCCCCAGACCCCCGCGGCGAGGCCCTGCGGGAGCTGGGGCTAGAGGCCGGGGCGAGCCCGCAGATGGTCAAGCGGGCCTATCGGCGCTTGGCCAAGGCCCACCACCCCGATCTGGGTGGCGATCCCCAGGCCTTTCACCGGCTGGAGGCGGCCTATCGGTTGCTGATGGAATGA
- a CDS encoding type II toxin-antitoxin system VapC family toxin, which yields MILFCDTSAILKLFIDEQGSESMIKASSSSEGIAVCRITWAESMAAFAQRTRFKGASQSGIAQARSMFEQAWPGFAIADITQPLVEKAGVFAEAFGLRGYDSVQLAAAHQLHGHFALPLTFACFDRRLNQAAKVLQLEVLP from the coding sequence GTGATCCTTTTTTGTGATACCTCTGCCATTCTCAAGCTCTTCATCGACGAGCAGGGCAGCGAGAGCATGATCAAGGCAAGCTCTTCATCGGAAGGAATCGCGGTCTGCAGGATCACCTGGGCTGAGTCGATGGCTGCCTTTGCCCAGCGCACTCGTTTCAAGGGTGCTAGTCAGTCTGGAATAGCCCAGGCTCGATCCATGTTTGAGCAGGCTTGGCCTGGCTTTGCGATCGCGGATATCACCCAGCCGCTGGTCGAAAAAGCTGGTGTATTTGCCGAGGCTTTTGGCCTGCGCGGCTACGACAGCGTTCAGCTGGCAGCTGCCCATCAGTTGCATGGGCATTTTGCCCTTCCGCTGACCTTTGCCTGTTTCGACCGACGCCTCAACCAGGCCGCCAAGGTGCTTCAGCTGGAGGTGCTTCCGTGA